The genomic DNA AGACGCACGCGGTCAATAAGGTTGCCGACTGCGCCACCGGCGATCAGGCCGAGACCGGTAATCATCCAGGAATCGGAAGACTCGGTTGTTTTCAGCATGTATCCGATGAAACCAAGAGCAAGCAGCGCCACGCCTATGAAAAGCGGGCGCTGCCAACTGATGTTTTCGCTGTCAAGAAAACCCCACGCCGCGCCTCTGTTGAGAACGTGAACAAGGTTGAAGAATCCGGGAATGACGGATTTTCCAGTCCATACGTCCA from uncultured Pseudodesulfovibrio sp. includes the following:
- the lspA gene encoding signal peptidase II — protein: MNRYQRASIWAVVMIVIDQATKAWVSSAMDVWTGKSVIPGFFNLVHVLNRGAAWGFLDSENISWQRPLFIGVALLALGFIGYMLKTTESSDSWMITGLGLIAGGAVGNLIDRVRLGVVVDFLDFYVGTYHWPAFNVADCALTVGAGCILISMFLNRHSMDAR